A single region of the Biomaibacter acetigenes genome encodes:
- a CDS encoding S41 family peptidase yields the protein MLTDRWKNVIKVAVVCITVSLLSFILGARTASSPFYVFKKNPMETTLSGNKQPEPTEKIDDLEKLKPVADVMKIIKAKYVKDVNDSSLVEGAIRGMVQSLEDPYSIYMNPAEFEDFMISVNGSFEGVGISLGSDEKTGAVIVISPIEGTPAQKAGILPQDRIIKVDDVDIRGRSIDDVVRLLRGPKGTKVTLYIERPGIKNLLKFELVRDNIRLKTVAYEMLDKNIGYIKITSFDSYTSDEFNNAITELKKKGVKGLILDLRNNPGGSLYESVKVADRILGKGLVVYTEDRNKNKLEEYYSGESKLSIPLVVLVNENSASASEILAGAIQDYKAGILVGTKTFGKGSVQELEPFENGAGLKITIARYFIPSGRSIDGVGIQPNVKAELNKGLNPFLVPKEKDNQLAKALEILRASITAGR from the coding sequence ATGCTGACTGATAGATGGAAAAATGTTATAAAAGTGGCGGTAGTGTGTATAACAGTATCGCTGCTTTCATTTATTCTGGGGGCCAGGACAGCAAGCAGCCCCTTTTATGTTTTTAAAAAAAATCCAATGGAAACAACCCTTTCCGGGAATAAACAACCTGAGCCGACCGAAAAGATAGATGACCTGGAGAAGTTAAAACCCGTAGCTGATGTAATGAAAATAATCAAGGCCAAATATGTGAAAGATGTTAACGATTCTTCTCTGGTGGAAGGGGCCATAAGAGGAATGGTTCAGTCCTTGGAGGATCCCTACTCTATATATATGAATCCCGCCGAGTTTGAAGATTTTATGATATCAGTGAACGGGTCCTTTGAGGGTGTGGGGATTTCTCTAGGTTCCGATGAGAAAACGGGTGCGGTGATAGTGATATCCCCTATAGAAGGGACTCCGGCTCAAAAAGCGGGCATTCTTCCGCAGGACAGGATAATAAAAGTGGATGACGTTGACATAAGGGGCAGGAGTATAGACGATGTGGTGAGACTTCTCAGGGGACCAAAAGGCACAAAAGTAACCTTATACATAGAGCGGCCGGGAATAAAGAACCTGCTTAAATTTGAACTGGTGCGGGATAATATCAGGTTAAAAACCGTAGCATACGAAATGCTGGATAAAAATATCGGATATATAAAAATCACATCTTTTGATTCCTATACATCCGACGAATTTAACAATGCCATAACAGAACTGAAAAAGAAAGGCGTGAAGGGACTTATACTGGACCTTAGAAACAATCCCGGAGGTTCTTTGTATGAATCCGTAAAAGTGGCGGACCGAATACTGGGCAAAGGCCTGGTGGTATACACCGAGGACAGGAATAAAAATAAACTGGAAGAATATTATTCGGGTGAAAGCAAATTATCCATTCCTCTGGTGGTGCTGGTAAATGAAAATAGCGCCAGCGCATCGGAAATACTGGCGGGAGCCATTCAGGATTATAAGGCGGGAATACTGGTGGGGACAAAGACTTTTGGAAAAGGGTCGGTCCAGGAACTGGAGCCCTTTGAGAACGGAGCGGGTCTGAAGATAACCATTGCCAGGTATTTTATCCCCAGCGGAAGAAGCATAGATGGTGTAGGAATCCAGCCAAATGTAAAGGCGGAGTTGAATAAAGGATTGAATCCCTTTTTGGTTCCGAAAGAAAAGGATAACCAGCTGGCAAAAGCCCTGGAAATATTGAGGGCTTCCATTACTGCCGGCAGATAG
- a CDS encoding murein hydrolase activator EnvC family protein — translation MVKKKYRLLSILLTVIFICANTVSAFAIDLQDLKKQQQAIQSKITSIRNRLKDVNNKRRDVASELAVIENDLKKAQNELAATEAKLRDTQQKLVNTQQELEAAQAQVENQQETLNIRIKAMYMTGPVDYIEVLLASSSFSDFLTRLDMVKRIIDSDKNLLADFREKKEIVEQKKAELEEQHRQIAEHKKNISRQKATIASRQADRKKLYDELEEQRKEYERQEDKLQEDAARLARMIQELQAKSKRAYMGTGVFRWPVPSSTNVTSDYGWRVHPIFKSRRFHEGIDIAAPTDSTVVAADDGVVIYTGWYGGYGNTIIIDHGDKISSRYSHLSKILVNDGEKVKKGDKIGLVGSTGWSTGPHLDFGVIKDGQHVNPWNWLK, via the coding sequence TTGGTCAAGAAAAAATATAGATTATTGTCGATACTGTTAACAGTAATATTTATTTGCGCCAACACAGTTTCCGCTTTTGCCATAGACCTGCAGGATTTGAAAAAACAACAGCAGGCAATCCAGTCTAAAATTACCAGTATAAGAAACAGACTCAAGGATGTAAATAACAAGAGACGGGATGTGGCTTCCGAACTGGCAGTTATAGAAAATGACCTTAAAAAAGCTCAGAATGAACTGGCTGCTACCGAAGCAAAGCTCAGAGACACCCAGCAGAAACTGGTCAACACTCAGCAAGAGCTGGAAGCAGCCCAGGCCCAGGTGGAAAATCAGCAGGAAACCCTTAATATCCGTATAAAAGCTATGTATATGACTGGGCCGGTGGATTACATAGAAGTGCTGCTGGCATCTTCCAGTTTTTCCGATTTCCTGACAAGGCTGGACATGGTCAAAAGGATAATCGACTCCGATAAAAATTTGCTGGCGGATTTCAGGGAGAAAAAGGAAATTGTAGAACAGAAGAAAGCAGAACTGGAGGAACAACACAGGCAGATAGCGGAACATAAGAAGAACATAAGCCGTCAGAAAGCCACCATAGCTTCCAGACAGGCCGACAGGAAGAAACTTTATGATGAACTGGAAGAGCAAAGAAAAGAGTATGAGCGCCAGGAGGACAAGCTCCAGGAAGACGCCGCGCGCCTGGCCAGGATGATTCAAGAACTTCAAGCCAAGAGCAAGAGAGCATACATGGGGACCGGAGTATTCCGCTGGCCGGTGCCTAGCTCTACCAATGTTACTTCCGATTACGGCTGGAGGGTTCACCCCATATTCAAGTCCAGGAGATTTCACGAGGGAATAGATATAGCTGCACCTACGGATTCTACCGTGGTGGCTGCTGATGACGGTGTAGTTATTTACACCGGATGGTACGGCGGATACGGCAATACCATCATTATTGACCATGGCGATAAGATTTCCTCGCGGTATTCCCACCTTTCGAAGATATTGGTAAATGATGGGGAAAAGGTCAAGAAAGGCGATAAGATAGGACTGGTAGGCAGCACGGGCTGGTCCACGGGACCGCATCTGGATTTTGGAGTAATTAAAGATGGTCAGCATGTCAACCCTTGGAATTGGTTAAAATAA
- the ftsX gene encoding permease-like cell division protein FtsX: MRLRTFNYFFREAFISLIRNRWMSLASIGAVASALIILGSFLLISVNFDHILKDVESQVEITAYLEDTVDSSGITRLNAEISSVSGVKEIKFVSREAALEEFKQQVGKDLLEGIDNPLPNSFRIKVDNPQDVARVAGEIQHLQGVEEVKYGKGVVEKLFNIIYWVRLLGLVIMAIFAAVSIFIISNTIRLTVFARRREINIMKYIGATDWFVRWPFLIEGMVLGFIGAAIAIGILAGGYNYLYNIVRLNIPMISLIPMEEFYNFALGFLAIGMFIGAFGSSFSIRRFLHV, encoded by the coding sequence ATGAGGCTTAGGACATTCAACTATTTTTTCAGGGAAGCCTTTATCAGCCTTATTAGGAACCGATGGATGAGTCTGGCTTCTATAGGAGCGGTGGCTTCTGCTCTTATCATACTTGGTTCTTTCTTGTTAATATCGGTAAACTTTGACCACATTTTAAAAGATGTGGAATCTCAGGTTGAAATAACTGCATACCTGGAGGATACGGTGGATAGCAGCGGTATTACCCGGTTGAATGCAGAGATATCCTCGGTGAGCGGTGTAAAAGAAATTAAGTTTGTTTCAAGGGAGGCTGCCCTGGAGGAATTTAAGCAGCAGGTGGGGAAAGATTTGCTGGAAGGAATTGACAATCCCCTGCCCAACTCCTTCAGGATAAAAGTCGACAACCCCCAGGATGTAGCCCGCGTGGCTGGAGAAATCCAGCACCTGCAGGGGGTTGAGGAAGTTAAATACGGAAAGGGAGTGGTAGAGAAATTATTTAACATCATCTACTGGGTCAGGCTCCTGGGCCTGGTCATTATGGCTATTTTTGCGGCGGTGTCCATTTTTATCATATCAAACACCATAAGGCTTACGGTCTTTGCCAGGCGCAGGGAAATAAACATAATGAAATATATAGGCGCCACCGACTGGTTTGTGCGCTGGCCTTTTCTAATAGAAGGCATGGTGCTGGGCTTTATCGGTGCAGCCATAGCCATAGGTATCCTTGCCGGTGGATACAATTATCTTTATAATATCGTGAGGTTAAATATCCCAATGATATCTCTTATTCCCATGGAGGAATTTTATAATTTTGCCCTGGGCTTTCTGGCCATAGGTATGTTTATAGGGGCTTTTGGAAGCAGTTTTTCCATAAGGCGCTTCCTGCATGTATGA
- the ftsE gene encoding cell division ATP-binding protein FtsE produces the protein MIEMYGVSKVYPGGLTALKDINLKISRGEFVFIVGPSGAGKSTFIKLLFREELPTKGQIFFNGKNITRMRNRDIPFLRRRIGIVFQDFRLLPEKTAYENVAFAMEVVEASGKEIRKKVPQVLERVGLSHKADAKPSELSGGEQQRVALARALVNEPDVLVADEPTGNLDPDTSWDIMKLLSDINKRGTTVVVATHARELVNAMRKRVLQLDKGRLVRDEERGVYSNEA, from the coding sequence GTGATAGAAATGTATGGAGTTTCCAAAGTATATCCGGGCGGTCTTACCGCCTTAAAGGATATAAATTTAAAGATTTCCAGAGGAGAGTTTGTATTTATAGTAGGTCCCAGCGGGGCGGGAAAGTCCACCTTTATCAAGCTGTTGTTCCGTGAAGAATTGCCCACAAAGGGCCAGATATTTTTCAACGGCAAGAACATCACCAGGATGAGGAACAGGGATATCCCGTTTCTTCGGAGGCGCATAGGCATTGTATTTCAGGATTTCAGGCTCTTGCCCGAAAAGACAGCCTATGAGAATGTGGCTTTCGCCATGGAAGTAGTGGAGGCATCCGGCAAAGAAATAAGAAAAAAGGTGCCTCAGGTGCTGGAAAGAGTGGGGCTGTCCCATAAAGCTGATGCAAAGCCCTCCGAGCTCTCGGGAGGGGAACAGCAGAGGGTAGCCCTGGCTCGGGCACTGGTAAATGAGCCGGATGTGCTGGTAGCCGATGAACCGACGGGTAATCTTGACCCCGACACATCATGGGATATTATGAAATTATTGAGCGATATCAATAAGAGGGGGACCACGGTGGTTGTTGCCACCCACGCCAGGGAGCTGGTCAATGCCATGAGAAAAAGGGTTTTACAGTTGGATAAAGGCCGGCTGGTAAGGGACGAAGAAAGAGGTGTATACAGCAATGAGGCTTAG
- a CDS encoding glycosidase, giving the protein MVKYGYMNMGDLFNETINKAKQQVERIEEVDVIIGIPFYNEDETLLKVVKNALDSRETRQSKRLVVCVGDPAGKQSLDRLRGEYKNSPLTAFVMPQGINGRGWSIRAIFELARIYEADVVLLEADLDSRDNRGLKPEWIDRLIKPILDEYDMAIAGFRRHPFEDMAGTMMVSPLISALYGIKFSDPLSGVFSITHDLVEDFCAEFDQCREHTGGYGINPWLVTTALRWGKRICEVHLGAKLSPVTFGKKNLVFKQMAGTLFECVKRDEDIWLKRKPAVRTPDIIGGENRELPLEVMCNYMDFEDSFKEGFFHYRNFMSGVLSHESIKMLEGIPEDVPGSMDFSAWAKMVYEFLLAYSFQRDMEKDDILESLTAVYDGVIAGFLKEMAALEKTVAGSGLDAGKVIAARARDIYDEHRQAFVDYRSGFIEKWVQKAEETRPVLTPLDYLEFIPGVPITLPKKLNGVDKREILTGNIFKKLQKKYENSFRNFLHMINIDSRAPSGEIGRNYANFMAQLEKTIDSLCPGDLYTEEGTMNMINKLFDIFPHKKITVVKWKILRKLLYEYPPRNLVIRLGFKNMRQLLDNMEVRDILTLAQFTEDKDYFDRIFHWLKDNLRPDSFEEVELYPLVVSRNKFPALSELREISDLNRLTGRIAIMNLGKGMGGDYPKLRYFTRIAKSIVEAEHFSDLWKTYARERKEVGRKFVNSILGHYGKAMFSAHHIFENWHHRQLTVKLKKLAACLAEENRAEDSGRIAAMAEGYGLSLVLEDGTFLPCSAWTWASYSFKGGEGIPTPLFLHIERDWFNHDLLEEIYKEMGYNPAEIMEQVFQLISQGRESSDLTVVLLGVKPPLEEIVIQEVENWPKAGMLKRFPHNPILNPIKEHWWENKFVLNTAALRVKDRVYLLYRAFGQDEVSRIGLAISDGYNIIERLDKPIFIPEREQERKGCEDPRVVVIDDEIFMLYTAYDGVVAQIAAASIPVKDFLNRDFDRWKRRGFAFPGLWDKDAFLFPEKIEGKYVIYHRIEPSIWIAYSDELIFPWPRDGHKIIMGPRSGLMWDSLKIGAGAQPIKTKYGWLLIYHGVDREMIYRLGVILVDLKDPGRLLYRSPNPILSPETECEIGKKGECWVPNVVFTCGAVPALDKEVLDDDDEILVYYGAADTNICLATGKVEDLIPEEVRRRVRQG; this is encoded by the coding sequence GTGGTAAAATATGGATATATGAATATGGGAGACCTTTTTAATGAAACCATAAACAAGGCCAAACAGCAGGTAGAACGAATTGAAGAGGTGGATGTTATTATCGGCATCCCCTTTTATAATGAAGATGAAACCCTGCTTAAGGTCGTAAAGAATGCTTTAGACAGCCGTGAAACCCGGCAGTCGAAAAGGCTGGTGGTTTGCGTAGGAGACCCGGCGGGGAAACAAAGCCTTGATAGACTCAGGGGGGAATATAAAAACTCCCCTCTTACCGCTTTTGTGATGCCCCAGGGGATAAATGGCAGAGGATGGAGCATCAGGGCCATATTCGAACTGGCACGCATTTATGAAGCTGATGTGGTGCTCCTGGAGGCCGACCTTGACAGCCGGGATAATCGGGGATTAAAGCCTGAATGGATCGACAGACTCATAAAACCGATTCTGGACGAATATGACATGGCCATAGCCGGTTTCAGGCGTCATCCCTTTGAGGACATGGCAGGGACCATGATGGTATCGCCTCTAATTTCCGCCCTTTATGGCATTAAATTTTCCGACCCCCTCAGCGGTGTATTTTCCATTACTCACGACCTGGTGGAAGATTTTTGTGCGGAATTTGATCAGTGCAGGGAACATACCGGTGGGTATGGCATTAATCCGTGGCTTGTAACTACGGCTCTGAGGTGGGGAAAAAGGATCTGTGAAGTCCATCTTGGGGCAAAGTTATCGCCGGTCACTTTCGGCAAGAAAAACCTGGTTTTCAAACAGATGGCCGGTACCCTGTTTGAATGTGTTAAAAGGGATGAGGATATCTGGTTAAAGCGAAAACCCGCAGTTAGAACCCCTGACATTATTGGCGGGGAGAACAGGGAGCTACCCCTGGAAGTCATGTGCAATTATATGGATTTTGAGGACTCTTTTAAAGAGGGTTTTTTCCATTACCGGAATTTCATGAGCGGGGTTTTAAGCCATGAGTCCATAAAAATGCTGGAAGGAATCCCGGAAGATGTTCCGGGCAGTATGGATTTTTCAGCATGGGCAAAAATGGTATATGAGTTCCTTCTGGCTTACAGTTTTCAGAGGGATATGGAAAAAGACGATATTCTGGAATCTCTTACAGCGGTCTATGATGGCGTGATCGCCGGGTTTTTAAAGGAAATGGCTGCTCTTGAGAAAACCGTGGCCGGAAGCGGATTGGATGCGGGCAAAGTTATAGCGGCAAGGGCCCGGGATATATATGATGAACACAGGCAGGCTTTCGTGGATTACAGATCCGGGTTTATTGAGAAATGGGTGCAAAAAGCTGAAGAAACAAGACCGGTGCTTACACCGCTGGACTATCTTGAATTTATCCCCGGCGTTCCTATAACCCTACCTAAAAAGCTCAACGGTGTTGACAAAAGGGAAATCCTCACCGGAAATATTTTTAAGAAATTGCAAAAGAAATATGAGAACTCTTTCAGGAATTTCCTGCATATGATCAACATTGATAGCAGAGCTCCCTCGGGGGAAATCGGTAGAAACTATGCAAATTTCATGGCACAGCTGGAAAAAACCATTGATAGTTTATGCCCCGGAGACCTGTATACCGAAGAAGGCACCATGAATATGATCAACAAACTTTTTGACATTTTCCCCCATAAAAAAATCACAGTGGTGAAGTGGAAAATCTTGAGGAAGCTCCTGTATGAGTATCCACCGAGAAATCTTGTAATAAGGCTGGGCTTTAAAAACATGCGGCAGCTTCTGGACAACATGGAAGTCAGGGATATTTTGACCCTGGCCCAGTTTACTGAAGACAAAGACTATTTTGACCGCATTTTCCACTGGTTAAAGGATAACCTTAGACCCGACAGCTTTGAGGAAGTGGAGCTTTACCCCTTGGTAGTGAGCAGGAACAAGTTTCCCGCATTGAGCGAGCTTAGAGAGATATCGGACCTCAACCGCCTCACCGGCCGAATAGCCATAATGAACCTGGGCAAGGGCATGGGCGGCGATTATCCCAAGCTCCGTTATTTCACTAGGATTGCCAAGAGCATAGTGGAGGCGGAACATTTTTCAGACCTGTGGAAAACCTATGCCCGGGAACGGAAAGAAGTGGGAAGGAAATTTGTAAATTCCATTTTAGGACATTACGGTAAAGCCATGTTTTCCGCCCATCATATCTTTGAAAACTGGCACCACCGGCAGTTAACCGTAAAGTTAAAAAAATTGGCCGCTTGCCTTGCCGAGGAAAACCGGGCGGAGGATTCTGGTAGGATAGCGGCTATGGCGGAGGGCTACGGCCTCAGCCTGGTGCTGGAAGACGGCACCTTCCTTCCGTGTTCGGCATGGACCTGGGCCAGCTATAGTTTTAAAGGAGGAGAAGGTATACCGACCCCTCTGTTTTTACACATAGAGAGGGACTGGTTCAATCATGACCTGCTGGAGGAAATTTATAAAGAAATGGGATATAACCCTGCGGAAATAATGGAACAGGTGTTCCAACTCATAAGCCAGGGCAGGGAGAGCAGCGATTTGACCGTGGTGCTTTTAGGCGTAAAGCCCCCGCTGGAAGAAATTGTAATCCAGGAAGTGGAAAATTGGCCTAAAGCAGGAATGCTCAAGAGGTTTCCCCATAATCCTATTTTGAATCCCATAAAGGAGCACTGGTGGGAAAATAAATTTGTGCTCAATACTGCGGCTTTGAGGGTCAAGGACCGGGTTTACCTGCTTTACCGGGCTTTCGGACAGGATGAAGTTTCAAGGATAGGCCTTGCCATTTCGGATGGTTACAATATAATTGAAAGACTGGATAAGCCGATTTTTATTCCCGAAAGAGAACAGGAAAGGAAAGGATGTGAGGACCCTAGAGTTGTGGTAATCGATGATGAGATTTTCATGCTTTATACCGCCTATGACGGGGTAGTGGCCCAGATAGCGGCAGCATCCATACCTGTAAAGGATTTCTTGAACAGGGATTTCGATAGGTGGAAGCGAAGGGGATTTGCCTTCCCGGGCCTCTGGGATAAAGATGCCTTTCTGTTTCCGGAAAAAATTGAGGGCAAATATGTTATATATCACCGCATAGAGCCCAGCATATGGATAGCTTATTCAGATGAACTGATATTCCCATGGCCCAGGGATGGGCATAAGATAATAATGGGACCCAGGTCAGGCTTGATGTGGGATTCCCTGAAAATTGGGGCCGGCGCCCAGCCCATAAAGACGAAATACGGCTGGCTTCTAATATACCACGGGGTGGACAGAGAAATGATTTACAGGCTGGGGGTTATCCTTGTGGACTTAAAAGACCCGGGACGGCTGCTTTACCGTTCTCCCAATCCCATACTGTCTCCTGAAACCGAGTGTGAGATAGGGAAAAAAGGTGAATGCTGGGTGCCCAATGTGGTGTTCACCTGCGGTGCAGTACCGGCTCTGGATAAAGAAGTTCTGGATGATGACGACGAAATCCTGGTTTATTATGGTGCAGCCGATACGAACATCTGTCTGGCAACGGGAAAAGTAGAGGATCTGATACCAGAAGAGGTTAGGAGGAGAGTAAGGCAAGGGTGA
- a CDS encoding glycosyltransferase family 4 protein — MNLAILSTYPPRECGIASFSRDLKNNLALWGQNVSILAITDKNSSYNYPPEVVFELKEDRKDDFHIAAEFLNSAEVDAVFIEHEYGIFGGRDGAYVLDFACNLEKPFILNTHTVLPHPGFRQRGILAKLGKKALAVMCMTRRSSELLNRVYRVPLEKIFVVPHGVPIFKEKPREALKRVYDIAGRPLVTTFGFIGPGKGIELGIKAISYLKEKYPGIIYLVAGETHPNLKKRMGEAYRDSLLDLIEKVHVEDNIKFINRFISLEELGEILYMTDVYLTPYPHRSQAVSGTLSYAIGCGRAIVSTPYDYSLEVLGDGRGLVASQANPEEIAILIDRILSSPQLKAQLEKKASKLGKTMLWPEVAKNYVNILQSILQVNAERKVY; from the coding sequence ATGAATCTTGCCATATTATCCACTTACCCTCCCAGGGAATGCGGCATAGCCTCTTTTTCGAGAGATTTGAAGAACAATTTAGCTCTTTGGGGGCAAAATGTTTCGATACTAGCCATTACCGACAAAAATTCTTCGTATAACTATCCGCCGGAGGTGGTTTTCGAACTGAAAGAAGACAGGAAGGACGATTTCCATATAGCCGCGGAATTTCTGAACTCGGCTGAAGTGGATGCGGTATTTATTGAGCACGAATATGGCATATTCGGCGGCCGGGATGGGGCTTATGTTCTTGATTTTGCATGCAATCTGGAAAAGCCCTTTATTTTAAATACACATACGGTTTTGCCCCATCCTGGATTTCGTCAGCGGGGTATCCTGGCAAAACTGGGGAAAAAAGCGCTGGCGGTCATGTGTATGACCCGCCGTTCTTCAGAACTTTTAAATAGAGTTTACCGTGTTCCACTTGAAAAGATTTTTGTAGTTCCCCATGGGGTGCCCATTTTTAAGGAAAAACCCAGGGAAGCCCTGAAAAGAGTTTATGATATAGCCGGACGACCTCTGGTGACCACCTTCGGATTCATCGGTCCCGGCAAGGGAATAGAACTGGGTATAAAGGCTATATCATATTTAAAGGAAAAATACCCGGGTATAATATATCTGGTGGCAGGTGAAACACATCCAAATTTGAAGAAAAGAATGGGTGAGGCATACCGCGATTCCCTGCTGGATTTGATTGAAAAGGTCCATGTGGAAGACAACATAAAATTTATCAACAGGTTCATCAGCCTGGAAGAATTGGGAGAAATACTGTATATGACCGATGTATATTTGACGCCATATCCCCACCGCAGCCAGGCAGTAAGCGGCACCCTGTCCTATGCCATTGGCTGCGGGAGGGCTATTGTCTCAACTCCCTATGACTACTCCCTGGAGGTGCTGGGTGACGGCAGAGGTCTGGTGGCATCTCAGGCAAACCCGGAAGAAATTGCCATATTAATAGACAGGATTCTTTCAAGTCCCCAGTTGAAAGCCCAGCTTGAAAAGAAGGCCTCGAAGCTCGGCAAGACCATGCTCTGGCCGGAAGTGGCCAAAAATTATGTAAACATACTGCAGAGTATCCTTCAGGTAAATGCTGAGAGGAAGGTGTATTAA
- a CDS encoding Na-translocating system protein MpsC family protein: MKNLGDFKQEIIKINNKTNEEMYGRGLDWQKIDIIGDKIIILALNRRISVLKHIDGKDSFTARLMDLALLNEFKVRFKTYFEETFGLKVRSVLKDYDPVNQLAGTIVITAEPVEEFLARESS, translated from the coding sequence TTGAAAAACCTGGGTGACTTCAAACAGGAAATTATCAAGATAAACAATAAGACCAATGAAGAAATGTACGGCAGGGGACTTGACTGGCAGAAGATAGACATTATCGGCGATAAGATTATTATACTTGCTCTAAACCGCAGGATATCGGTATTAAAGCATATTGACGGCAAAGACTCCTTTACCGCCAGACTTATGGACCTCGCCCTGCTCAATGAATTCAAGGTCCGCTTTAAGACGTATTTTGAGGAAACCTTTGGGTTAAAAGTAAGATCTGTATTGAAGGATTACGACCCCGTCAACCAGCTGGCTGGCACCATTGTGATCACCGCTGAACCTGTGGAAGAATTCCTGGCAAGAGAAAGCTCATGA
- a CDS encoding Nif3-like dinuclear metal center hexameric protein, with protein sequence MKVKEIIKVLDQITGGRVVTDTSDIFTDKNPFVVMKSSDIPGKSVVETPGLVFGDPEAEVHKVAVTMTLTEGNIELAGATGVDAIVAHHPIADAANSGGVTLKNYLGLYNIAVFELHEAFHGLHPGISYIHGHRAFRVDIRYGGIPGNIMYVGKALDDVRTLGDMLSRLNRMMDMEKELEIMGKEKSILGCGEIMDSATAVGGEIYLGMPDSPVNTILHIFPHTGFTAEHLAKAKNEHPEIDTVLATISRVKRDSELVKKAEELRLNFICGNSHALEIFENGLPLAYALRHYLPEDVEIVIFRERITSTPLSKFGSKDIQEYAKYITENYLINR encoded by the coding sequence TTGAAGGTAAAAGAAATTATTAAAGTGCTGGACCAAATCACGGGGGGGAGGGTGGTCACAGATACTTCGGATATCTTCACCGACAAAAACCCTTTTGTGGTGATGAAATCCTCCGACATCCCAGGAAAATCCGTTGTTGAGACTCCAGGCCTGGTTTTTGGCGATCCGGAAGCTGAAGTCCACAAAGTGGCGGTCACTATGACCCTTACCGAGGGAAATATTGAACTGGCCGGAGCTACAGGAGTCGACGCCATAGTTGCCCACCACCCCATCGCCGATGCGGCCAACTCCGGTGGGGTGACACTAAAAAATTACCTGGGACTTTACAATATCGCGGTTTTTGAGCTTCACGAAGCTTTTCACGGACTGCACCCGGGTATATCATATATCCATGGGCACAGGGCCTTTCGGGTGGATATAAGGTACGGCGGAATTCCGGGAAATATCATGTATGTGGGTAAAGCCCTGGATGATGTCAGGACTCTCGGGGACATGCTTTCCCGTCTCAACCGGATGATGGACATGGAAAAGGAATTGGAAATCATGGGAAAGGAGAAGTCTATCCTGGGCTGCGGGGAAATTATGGATTCCGCCACGGCGGTGGGAGGAGAAATTTATCTGGGGATGCCCGACAGTCCGGTAAACACCATTCTCCATATCTTTCCCCATACGGGCTTCACCGCAGAGCATCTGGCAAAAGCCAAGAACGAACATCCCGAAATAGACACGGTACTGGCCACCATCAGCCGGGTGAAAAGGGACAGCGAACTGGTGAAAAAGGCGGAAGAACTGAGACTCAATTTCATCTGCGGCAACTCCCACGCTCTGGAAATTTTCGAAAACGGTCTGCCCCTGGCCTATGCTCTGAGGCATTATCTGCCCGAAGATGTGGAAATTGTTATATTCCGGGAGAGAATTACTTCAACGCCGCTGTCAAAATTTGGTTCAAAAGATATTCAGGAATATGCAAAGTATATAACAGAGAATTATTTGATAAATCGTTAA